One window of the Ictidomys tridecemlineatus isolate mIctTri1 chromosome 11, mIctTri1.hap1, whole genome shotgun sequence genome contains the following:
- the Slc1a7 gene encoding excitatory amino acid transporter 5 isoform X3, whose translation MRMLKMLILPLVVSSLMSGLASLDAKTSSRLGILTVAYYLWTTFLAVIVGIIMVSIIHPGGAAQKEITEQSGKPVMSSADALLDLIRNMFPANLVEATFKQYRTKSTPVIKSPKVTPEEASPRRILIYGVQEENGSRVQNFALDLTPAPEVVYKSEPGTSDGMNVLGIVIFSATMGIMLGRMGDSGAPLVSFCQCLNESVMKIVALAVWYFPFGIVFLIAGKILEMDDPKAVRKKLGFYAITVVCGLVVHGLFILPLLYFLITRKNPIVFIRGVLQALLIALATSSSSATLPITFKCLLENNHIDRRIARFVLPVGATINMDGTALYEAVAAIFIAQVNNYELDFGQIITISITATAASIGAAGIPQAGLVTMVIVLTSVGLPTDDINLIIAVDWALDRFRTMINVLGDALAAGIMAHICRKDFARDTGTTEKLLPCETKPMSLQEIVATQQNGCVKSVAEPSELTLGPACPHHVPVQVEQDEEPAITSLDHCTIEISELETNV comes from the exons CTTGATGTCTGGCCTTGCCTCCTTGGATGCCAAGACCTCTAGCCGCCTGGGCATCCTCACCGTGGCATACTACCTATGGACCACCTTCTTGGCCGTTATCGTGGGCATCATCATGGTCTCCATCATCCACCCAGGTGGTGCAGCCCAGAAGGAGATAACAGAGCAGAGTGGGAAGCCTGTCATGAGCTCGGCGGACGCCCTGCTGGACCTCATCCG GAACATGTTCCCAGCCAACCTGGTGGAAGCCACATTCAAACAG TACCGCACCAAGAGCACTCCAGTTATCAAGTCCCCCAAGGTGACCCCAGAGGAAGCCTCTCCTCGGAGGATCCTCATCTATGGAGTCCAGGAAGAGAATGGCTCTCGTGTGCAGAACTTCGCCCTGGACCTGACCCCGGCACCTGAGGTGGTTTACAAGTCAGAGCCAGGCACCAGCGATGGCATGAACGTGCTGGGCATCGTCATCTTCTCTGCCACCATGG GCATCATGCTGGGCCGCATGGGTGACAGCGGGGCTCCACTGGTCAGCTTCTGCCAGTGCCTCAATGAGTCTGTCATGAAGATTGTGGCTTTGGCTGTGTG GTACTTCCCCTTTGGCATTGTGTTCCTCATCGCTGGCAAGATCCTGGAGATGGATGACCCCAAGGCTGTTAGGAAGAAGCTGGGTTTCTACGCCATCACTGTGGTGTGCGGGCTCGTGGTCCACGGCCTCTTCATCCTGCCCCTGCTCTACTTCCTCATCACCAGGAAGAACCCCATCGTCTTCATCCGCGGtgtcctccaggccctgctcaTCGCActggccacctcctccag CTCAGCCACACTACCCATCACCTTCAAGTGCCTGCTGGAGAACAACCACATCGACCGGCGCATTGCCCGCTTTGTGCTGCCTGTAGGCGCCACCATCAACATGGACGGCACTGCGCTCTACGAGGCCGTGGCTGCCATCTTCATTGCCCAGGTCAACAACTATGAGCTGGACTTTGGCCAAATCATCACCATCAG TATCACAGCCACTGCAGCCAGCATCGGGGCAGCTGGAATCCCCCAGGCTGGGCTTGTCACCATGGTCATCGTGCTTACCTCTGTGGGACTGCCCACCGACGACATCAACCTCATCATCGCTGTGGACTGGGCTCT GGACCGATTCCGCACCATGATTAACGTGCTGGGTGATGCATTGGCTGCAGGGATCATGGCCCACATCTGCCGGAAGGACTTTGCTCGGGATACAGGCACTACCGAG aAACTGCTACCCTGCGAGACCAAGCCCATGAGCCTCCAGGAGATTGTGGCAACCCAGCAGAACGGCTGTGTGAAGAGTGTGGCTGAGCCCTCCGAGCTGACCTTGGGTCCTGCCTGCCCCCACCATGTCCCTGTACAGGTGGAGCAGGATGAGGAGCCAGCCATCACCAGTCTGGACCATTGCACCATTGAGATCAGTGAGCTTGAGACTAATGTCTGA
- the Slc1a7 gene encoding excitatory amino acid transporter 5 isoform X2 has translation MTCFQSLMSGLASLDAKTSSRLGILTVAYYLWTTFLAVIVGIIMVSIIHPGGAAQKEITEQSGKPVMSSADALLDLIRNMFPANLVEATFKQYRTKSTPVIKSPKVTPEEASPRRILIYGVQEENGSRVQNFALDLTPAPEVVYKSEPGTSDGMNVLGIVIFSATMGIMLGRMGDSGAPLVSFCQCLNESVMKIVALAVWYFPFGIVFLIAGKILEMDDPKAVRKKLGFYAITVVCGLVVHGLFILPLLYFLITRKNPIVFIRGVLQALLIALATSSSSATLPITFKCLLENNHIDRRIARFVLPVGATINMDGTALYEAVAAIFIAQVNNYELDFGQIITISITATAASIGAAGIPQAGLVTMVIVLTSVGLPTDDINLIIAVDWALDRFRTMINVLGDALAAGIMAHICRKDFARDTGTTEKLLPCETKPMSLQEIVATQQNGCVKSVAEPSELTLGPACPHHVPVQVEQDEEPAITSLDHCTIEISELETNV, from the exons ATGACTTGCTTCCAGAG CTTGATGTCTGGCCTTGCCTCCTTGGATGCCAAGACCTCTAGCCGCCTGGGCATCCTCACCGTGGCATACTACCTATGGACCACCTTCTTGGCCGTTATCGTGGGCATCATCATGGTCTCCATCATCCACCCAGGTGGTGCAGCCCAGAAGGAGATAACAGAGCAGAGTGGGAAGCCTGTCATGAGCTCGGCGGACGCCCTGCTGGACCTCATCCG GAACATGTTCCCAGCCAACCTGGTGGAAGCCACATTCAAACAG TACCGCACCAAGAGCACTCCAGTTATCAAGTCCCCCAAGGTGACCCCAGAGGAAGCCTCTCCTCGGAGGATCCTCATCTATGGAGTCCAGGAAGAGAATGGCTCTCGTGTGCAGAACTTCGCCCTGGACCTGACCCCGGCACCTGAGGTGGTTTACAAGTCAGAGCCAGGCACCAGCGATGGCATGAACGTGCTGGGCATCGTCATCTTCTCTGCCACCATGG GCATCATGCTGGGCCGCATGGGTGACAGCGGGGCTCCACTGGTCAGCTTCTGCCAGTGCCTCAATGAGTCTGTCATGAAGATTGTGGCTTTGGCTGTGTG GTACTTCCCCTTTGGCATTGTGTTCCTCATCGCTGGCAAGATCCTGGAGATGGATGACCCCAAGGCTGTTAGGAAGAAGCTGGGTTTCTACGCCATCACTGTGGTGTGCGGGCTCGTGGTCCACGGCCTCTTCATCCTGCCCCTGCTCTACTTCCTCATCACCAGGAAGAACCCCATCGTCTTCATCCGCGGtgtcctccaggccctgctcaTCGCActggccacctcctccag CTCAGCCACACTACCCATCACCTTCAAGTGCCTGCTGGAGAACAACCACATCGACCGGCGCATTGCCCGCTTTGTGCTGCCTGTAGGCGCCACCATCAACATGGACGGCACTGCGCTCTACGAGGCCGTGGCTGCCATCTTCATTGCCCAGGTCAACAACTATGAGCTGGACTTTGGCCAAATCATCACCATCAG TATCACAGCCACTGCAGCCAGCATCGGGGCAGCTGGAATCCCCCAGGCTGGGCTTGTCACCATGGTCATCGTGCTTACCTCTGTGGGACTGCCCACCGACGACATCAACCTCATCATCGCTGTGGACTGGGCTCT GGACCGATTCCGCACCATGATTAACGTGCTGGGTGATGCATTGGCTGCAGGGATCATGGCCCACATCTGCCGGAAGGACTTTGCTCGGGATACAGGCACTACCGAG aAACTGCTACCCTGCGAGACCAAGCCCATGAGCCTCCAGGAGATTGTGGCAACCCAGCAGAACGGCTGTGTGAAGAGTGTGGCTGAGCCCTCCGAGCTGACCTTGGGTCCTGCCTGCCCCCACCATGTCCCTGTACAGGTGGAGCAGGATGAGGAGCCAGCCATCACCAGTCTGGACCATTGCACCATTGAGATCAGTGAGCTTGAGACTAATGTCTGA